One uncultured Caproiciproducens sp. DNA segment encodes these proteins:
- the pfkB gene encoding 1-phosphofructokinase yields the protein MITTLTLNPCIDRTVTIDGFAYGGTNHVDNFRCDVSGKGINVSIALNNIGEATRCLGFNYMDGGSALTDFLNDEHITNDFLNVQGQLRTNIKIFDKKSSVMSELNESGDFVNSDCIADLVKKVEEYLPKTSLLVLDGSVPPGVSKDIYKTLTDKAREYGVKTVIDAYGELLLEGIKACPYLIKPNKDELEGAFGEKIETRDDVIRIARKVISQGVTMVCVSMGKSGAMLVTEDKSYFCAGADIKVRGVQGAGDSLVAGMCYAIVHDLSSAEMLRYGVAVAHGSLMLEGTQMCTQESFQQMLPLIHTEEIY from the coding sequence ATGATCACCACGCTTACGCTGAACCCGTGTATCGACAGAACCGTAACCATAGACGGATTTGCCTATGGGGGAACCAACCATGTGGATAATTTCCGGTGTGATGTGTCCGGCAAAGGAATCAATGTCAGCATTGCACTGAATAATATAGGGGAAGCCACTCGCTGCCTCGGGTTTAATTATATGGACGGCGGCTCGGCCTTAACCGATTTTTTAAATGATGAGCATATCACCAACGATTTCTTAAATGTGCAGGGGCAGCTTCGCACCAATATTAAGATATTTGACAAGAAATCAAGCGTTATGAGCGAACTGAATGAAAGCGGAGATTTTGTAAACAGCGACTGTATTGCGGATCTTGTAAAGAAAGTGGAAGAGTATCTGCCGAAGACCTCTCTGCTTGTTCTGGACGGCAGCGTCCCGCCGGGCGTGTCGAAGGATATTTACAAAACCCTGACGGACAAAGCCAGGGAGTACGGCGTGAAAACAGTGATTGACGCGTACGGGGAGCTGCTTCTGGAAGGAATCAAAGCTTGTCCTTACCTCATTAAGCCGAACAAGGATGAACTTGAGGGCGCGTTCGGCGAAAAGATTGAAACAAGGGACGACGTCATCCGCATCGCGCGGAAAGTTATTTCTCAGGGCGTCACAATGGTCTGTGTTTCCATGGGAAAGAGCGGCGCTATGCTCGTCACGGAGGATAAATCCTACTTCTGCGCGGGGGCGGATATCAAAGTCAGAGGGGTACAGGGCGCCGGAGATTCCCTGGTTGCCGGAATGTGCTATGCAATCGTGCATGATCTTTCCAGTGCGGAAATGCTCCGTTACGGTGTGGCCGTGGCGCATGGCTCTTTGATGCTGGAGGGTACGCAGATGTGCACGCAGGAAAGTTTTCAGCAGATGCTTCCGCTGATTCATACAGAGGAAATATATTAA
- a CDS encoding ketose-bisphosphate aldolase, with protein MPLVSTRDILLDAKRGGYAVTAFNIENMEMAQIVIQTATEMRSPVIIQTTPGTVNYAGLDMLRAMVAVEAAKTDIPVAMHLDHGDSYDRCIGAIGANYTSVMIDGSKLPYEENIALTKSVVDVAAQQGIDVEGELGTLGGKEDTHEVKAGAELYTDPAQAKDFAEKTGVRSLAVAVGTAHGFYKGEPKLDFDRLKKIIELVNVPIVLHGASGLPDEAVSRSVALGVCKANFATELRVALTKGVREVLQDESVYDPKVYMKLGKKYVAETVKHKILVCGCNGKA; from the coding sequence ATGCCATTAGTGTCAACCAGAGATATTTTACTGGATGCAAAGCGCGGCGGTTACGCAGTGACCGCATTTAATATTGAAAACATGGAAATGGCCCAGATTGTGATCCAGACAGCTACGGAAATGAGAAGTCCCGTTATCATACAGACCACGCCGGGAACGGTAAACTATGCCGGGCTGGACATGCTGCGCGCAATGGTTGCGGTTGAAGCGGCAAAAACGGACATTCCGGTCGCCATGCATCTTGACCATGGCGACAGTTATGACCGGTGCATCGGCGCGATCGGCGCAAATTACACATCCGTCATGATCGACGGCTCAAAACTTCCCTATGAGGAAAATATAGCCCTTACAAAATCCGTCGTTGATGTTGCCGCACAGCAGGGTATTGACGTGGAAGGGGAACTGGGCACGCTCGGCGGAAAAGAGGATACCCATGAGGTAAAAGCCGGTGCGGAGCTCTACACAGACCCCGCTCAGGCAAAGGACTTTGCCGAAAAAACCGGCGTGCGTTCCCTTGCGGTTGCCGTCGGCACCGCGCACGGCTTTTATAAAGGGGAGCCGAAGCTCGACTTTGACCGCCTGAAAAAAATCATTGAACTGGTCAACGTTCCGATTGTACTCCACGGCGCGTCCGGCCTGCCGGACGAAGCAGTCAGCCGCTCGGTCGCGCTGGGTGTCTGCAAGGCGAATTTTGCGACGGAACTCAGAGTTGCTCTGACCAAAGGCGTACGCGAGGTATTGCAGGACGAATCCGTTTATGACCCCAAGGTTTATATGAAGCTTGGCAAGAAATATGTTGCAGAAACCGTAAAGCATAAGATCTTGGTCTGCGGCTGCAACGGCAAAGCGTAA
- a CDS encoding substrate-binding domain-containing protein, with protein MKRFGKLLGIVLAAATLVSTLAACSGPGTASSAAAASTASAAASGTKKEITVGVSLLTREHVFYNNIETALNSKAKELGVKLVVQDANQDASKQLSQVQDFITQKVDAIILCPTNSAGSKSMVELASKANIPVLTMDVPSDGNTVCHVSTDNYKGGELAAEYLVKSVLTNKKGNAAVITYSEIEGCVNREKGFTEWLAKNAPDVKVVDVQNYSGDQAKAADVMQNMLQKHADLDAVFCVGDPAAMGALSSVKSANKKVKVIGFDGNAEGVAEIKKADSLWVADVAQDPAKIGETALQAAVDTVNGKTVEKLIAISPYIIDKSNAK; from the coding sequence ATGAAAAGGTTTGGCAAATTATTAGGTATTGTACTTGCAGCAGCAACCCTTGTTTCAACACTTGCAGCCTGTTCCGGACCGGGAACCGCAAGCAGCGCAGCGGCCGCAAGCACAGCTTCCGCAGCGGCATCGGGCACAAAGAAGGAAATTACCGTCGGCGTCAGCCTTCTGACCAGAGAGCATGTTTTTTATAACAATATTGAGACAGCATTAAATAGCAAAGCAAAAGAATTAGGCGTTAAGCTTGTTGTTCAGGACGCCAATCAGGATGCAAGCAAACAGCTCAGTCAGGTTCAGGATTTCATTACACAAAAAGTAGACGCAATCATCCTTTGCCCCACAAACTCAGCGGGCAGCAAATCGATGGTTGAATTGGCTTCAAAGGCAAATATCCCTGTGCTTACCATGGATGTTCCGTCCGACGGAAACACGGTATGCCACGTTTCCACCGATAACTACAAGGGCGGCGAGCTGGCTGCCGAATATCTTGTGAAGAGTGTACTGACCAACAAAAAGGGCAATGCGGCAGTCATTACCTATTCTGAAATCGAAGGCTGCGTAAATCGTGAAAAGGGCTTTACAGAATGGCTTGCAAAGAACGCACCGGATGTTAAGGTTGTCGATGTTCAGAACTACTCCGGCGACCAGGCCAAAGCTGCCGATGTTATGCAGAATATGCTCCAGAAGCATGCCGATCTTGACGCAGTGTTCTGTGTTGGTGACCCGGCCGCAATGGGTGCACTTTCCTCAGTCAAATCAGCGAACAAAAAAGTAAAGGTTATCGGTTTTGACGGAAATGCAGAAGGCGTTGCCGAAATTAAGAAGGCAGACAGCCTTTGGGTAGCAGACGTTGCTCAGGATCCTGCAAAAATCGGCGAAACCGCTCTTCAGGCGGCTGTTGATACCGTAAACGGCAAGACCGTTGAAAAGTTAATCGCAATTTCCCCGTATATCATCGATAAGTCAAACGCCAAATAA
- a CDS encoding sugar ABC transporter ATP-binding protein, translating to MGQKPIVELSNINKSFPGVKALSDISVDFYPGEVHVLLGENGAGKSTLIKIISGVYQTDSGSLKVNGEEVRFMNTREGLAHGISVIHQELSVIPDLTVAENIFLGREPKVKGTGLIDKKAMIAQTQEILNSIGVNINAKAMIRRLNNADKQMVEIARAVSQDSSLVIMDEPTSSLSNKEVDALFTVINKLKKNNVAVIYISHRLKEITTIGDRITVLRDGQLIKTALLSEISEDDMITLMVGRQMTQFYYRPEKGTVKDEVVLKAEHLTRSGVFEDVSFELRKGEILGVAGLIGAGRTEVMRAIFGADKLDSGKCFIFGKEVHFTSPRQAIQAGIGLIPEDRRGQGLLLQKSVKENTSLASLFANSSHGIIDRKWETEIAKEYIEKLHTRTPDENARTKNLSGGNQQKVVIAKWLVANSKILIMDEPTRGIDVNAKAEIYALMKTFVENGGSIIMVSSEMPEVIGVSTRIMIMREGRVSGSLDNEDVAEKDIMKLASLNAG from the coding sequence ATGGGGCAGAAACCGATTGTTGAGTTGTCCAACATCAATAAGTCCTTTCCCGGTGTGAAAGCACTGTCTGATATTTCAGTAGATTTTTATCCGGGCGAAGTCCATGTCCTTTTAGGGGAAAACGGAGCCGGAAAATCCACACTGATCAAAATCATCTCCGGAGTTTACCAGACGGACAGCGGAAGCCTAAAAGTGAACGGTGAAGAAGTGCGTTTCATGAACACCCGCGAGGGGCTTGCGCACGGCATCAGCGTAATCCATCAGGAATTAAGCGTCATTCCCGATTTAACTGTAGCTGAAAACATATTTCTTGGGCGGGAGCCAAAAGTAAAAGGAACCGGCCTGATCGATAAAAAGGCCATGATTGCACAGACACAGGAAATTTTGAATTCAATCGGAGTAAATATCAATGCGAAGGCCATGATACGCCGCCTGAATAACGCCGACAAGCAAATGGTGGAAATTGCAAGGGCGGTCTCACAGGACAGTTCGCTGGTTATTATGGATGAACCAACATCCTCTCTTTCAAACAAAGAAGTGGACGCACTGTTTACTGTCATTAATAAGTTGAAAAAAAATAATGTCGCAGTTATTTATATATCGCACAGGCTGAAGGAGATAACGACTATCGGCGACCGCATCACCGTCCTGCGTGACGGGCAGCTGATTAAAACGGCTCTGCTTTCTGAAATTAGCGAGGATGACATGATCACCCTCATGGTGGGACGGCAGATGACCCAGTTTTACTATCGGCCGGAAAAAGGCACGGTTAAGGATGAAGTTGTCTTGAAGGCGGAGCACCTGACGCGCAGCGGCGTTTTCGAGGATGTTTCGTTTGAACTCAGGAAAGGTGAAATTCTGGGTGTGGCCGGGTTGATCGGCGCGGGCAGAACCGAAGTAATGCGCGCGATTTTCGGAGCGGATAAGCTGGACAGCGGAAAATGTTTTATCTTCGGGAAAGAAGTTCACTTTACTTCCCCGCGTCAGGCGATTCAGGCCGGGATCGGTCTGATTCCCGAGGACAGAAGGGGCCAGGGGCTGCTTCTGCAAAAATCGGTCAAAGAAAACACGTCGCTTGCAAGCCTTTTCGCAAATTCCAGCCATGGTATTATAGACCGGAAATGGGAAACGGAGATTGCAAAAGAATACATTGAAAAGCTGCACACCAGAACGCCGGATGAAAATGCACGTACCAAAAATCTTTCCGGAGGAAATCAGCAGAAGGTAGTCATCGCCAAGTGGCTGGTGGCAAATTCCAAAATACTGATTATGGATGAGCCGACGAGAGGCATTGATGTCAACGCGAAAGCCGAAATTTACGCCCTGATGAAGACTTTTGTGGAAAACGGGGGCAGTATTATCATGGTATCCTCTGAAATGCCGGAAGTAATCGGCGTTTCCACCCGTATCATGATTATGCGCGAGGGGCGTGTCTCCGGTTCGCTGGACAATGAAGATGTCGCTGAAAAAGATATAATGAAGCTAGCCAGCCTCAATGCTGGTTGA
- a CDS encoding ABC transporter permease, producing MKNEIALKKFKHAAQENTMVLFLAALFIVSLVSVPRFADVGNLINVLMQVTINALIATGMTFVILTGGIDLSVGSVAALAGIVSSSLIQFFPNAGIPMSLLVIFGTSIVVGGICGLITAFNIANLHVPPFVATLAMMSIARGLAYVYTNAKPVFGLPDAYAWLGLGYIGPIPVMVIIMIIILAVAFLVLRRTCFGRYVFAVGSSEDVSQLSGINVKKVKFNVYIICAILAALAGAVLSSRLQAGQPAAANGYELNAIAAVAMGGTSMSGGRGGISQTVLGLCIIGIINNALSLLGVSSYWQTIAMGAIILVAVIFDQNKKDI from the coding sequence ATGAAAAATGAAATTGCTTTGAAAAAGTTTAAGCACGCGGCTCAGGAAAATACCATGGTGCTCTTTTTAGCAGCGCTGTTTATCGTTTCATTGGTTTCTGTTCCCCGCTTCGCCGATGTGGGAAATTTGATCAATGTGCTGATGCAGGTCACCATCAATGCGCTGATTGCAACCGGCATGACCTTTGTCATTCTGACAGGCGGCATTGATTTGTCGGTTGGTTCTGTCGCGGCGCTTGCCGGCATTGTATCGTCTTCTCTGATTCAGTTCTTCCCCAACGCCGGGATCCCGATGAGCCTTCTGGTGATCTTCGGTACCTCTATCGTAGTCGGCGGTATCTGCGGCCTGATTACGGCGTTTAACATTGCCAATCTGCACGTGCCTCCCTTTGTGGCAACACTGGCCATGATGAGCATTGCGAGGGGTCTTGCTTATGTCTATACCAATGCAAAGCCTGTTTTCGGCCTTCCGGATGCATACGCATGGCTGGGCCTCGGCTATATCGGACCTATTCCGGTCATGGTGATTATCATGATTATTATTTTGGCGGTCGCTTTTCTGGTGCTTCGCAGAACCTGCTTCGGCCGCTATGTGTTTGCCGTCGGCAGCAGCGAGGATGTTTCTCAGCTGAGCGGCATCAATGTTAAAAAAGTGAAGTTTAACGTATACATTATCTGTGCTATTCTGGCAGCGCTGGCCGGCGCGGTGCTTTCTTCCAGACTTCAGGCGGGTCAGCCCGCGGCGGCCAACGGTTACGAGCTCAACGCCATCGCGGCGGTTGCCATGGGCGGCACGAGCATGTCCGGCGGGCGCGGCGGCATCAGCCAGACTGTTCTGGGCTTGTGCATCATCGGCATTATTAACAATGCCCTGAGCCTTTTGGGCGTTTCGTCCTACTGGCAGACCATCGCAATGGGCGCCATTATTCTTGTTGCCGTTATCTTCGACCAAAACAAAAAGGACATATAG
- a CDS encoding YafY family protein — MQINRLFEITYLLLTRSGATAKELAERFEVSTRTIYRDIDTLSSAGIPVYASKGKGGGIHLLPDFVLNKSLLSEQEQNEILFALQSLKATNSGQGEAVLAHLSALFQRQSTDWIDVDFSTWGGGDTERLKFSALKTGILEHRMVTFNYYAANGGKSSRKVEPVKLRFKGAGWYLQCFCLEKEAYRTFKVIRMQEVFLTEEHFHRRAEPLPELEAQMTTPGRQVTLELLFSPKMAFRVYDDFDYRLVQKNEDGSFSVTADYIEDSWVYGYLLSFGEDVRVVSPSHVQKILEKKAENIRSLYQNN; from the coding sequence ATGCAGATCAACCGGCTGTTTGAAATAACCTATCTTCTCTTAACGCGTTCCGGCGCAACAGCGAAAGAACTGGCGGAGCGTTTTGAGGTTTCGACCCGGACGATCTATCGGGATATCGATACGCTTTCTTCAGCGGGCATACCCGTTTACGCCAGCAAGGGAAAGGGAGGCGGTATCCATCTGCTGCCCGATTTTGTGCTGAACAAGTCCCTGCTGTCCGAGCAGGAGCAGAACGAAATCCTGTTTGCCCTGCAAAGCCTGAAGGCTACCAATTCCGGCCAGGGGGAAGCGGTTCTTGCCCATCTGAGCGCCCTGTTTCAAAGGCAGAGCACGGACTGGATTGACGTTGACTTTTCCACATGGGGCGGCGGCGATACCGAACGGCTGAAATTTTCGGCGTTAAAAACAGGAATTTTAGAGCACCGCATGGTGACTTTCAACTATTATGCCGCCAACGGTGGAAAAAGCAGCCGCAAAGTAGAGCCGGTAAAACTGAGGTTTAAAGGTGCAGGATGGTATTTGCAGTGCTTCTGCCTTGAAAAGGAGGCGTACCGCACGTTTAAAGTGATTCGGATGCAGGAAGTGTTCCTTACGGAGGAACATTTTCACCGCCGTGCGGAGCCGTTGCCGGAGCTGGAAGCGCAGATGACCACGCCGGGTAGGCAAGTTACGCTTGAACTGCTGTTTTCGCCAAAAATGGCTTTTCGCGTATATGATGATTTCGACTACAGGCTGGTCCAAAAGAATGAAGACGGCAGTTTTTCCGTTACGGCGGACTATATAGAAGACAGCTGGGTGTACGGGTATCTGCTTTCTTTCGGCGAAGATGTCCGTGTGGTTTCCCCGTCCCATGTTCAGAAAATACTGGAGAAAAAAGCGGAAAATATCCGTTCTTTATATCAAAATAATTAA
- a CDS encoding effector binding domain-containing protein, giving the protein MDYEIVELEKKTVAGLYDRTSNSDSDMPLKIGGLWQSFYGGVIQKIPNKAGETAIGLYTNYENGVQGAYDVMVCCEVTGAGELPENVKISAIPAGKYAKFIFHGDTHNGMAAFWREIWNTDLSRKFSCDFEEYLPSDDYTNAQVNIYIALHDFCQSCGMPMTQEEQYGTEKDGSKNKDYCCYCYQNGAFTADCTMEQMIDFCLDYEKDSGMYEDRNQARAAMLEWFPTLKRWHKKY; this is encoded by the coding sequence ATGGATTATGAAATTGTTGAATTAGAGAAAAAAACTGTTGCGGGGCTTTATGACAGAACAAGCAATTCCGATTCGGACATGCCGCTGAAAATAGGCGGCCTTTGGCAGTCGTTTTACGGCGGGGTAATACAAAAAATACCCAATAAAGCGGGCGAGACCGCGATTGGCCTGTACACAAATTATGAAAACGGCGTGCAGGGAGCCTATGATGTGATGGTGTGCTGTGAAGTAACGGGCGCGGGTGAGCTGCCGGAAAACGTCAAGATTTCCGCGATTCCGGCAGGAAAATACGCCAAATTCATCTTTCATGGTGATACACATAATGGGATGGCGGCCTTTTGGCGGGAAATATGGAACACGGACCTCAGCAGAAAGTTCTCCTGCGATTTTGAGGAATATCTGCCGAGCGACGACTACACCAACGCGCAGGTCAATATTTATATCGCGCTGCATGATTTTTGCCAGAGCTGCGGCATGCCGATGACACAGGAGGAGCAGTACGGAACGGAAAAGGACGGCTCCAAAAATAAGGATTACTGCTGTTACTGCTACCAGAATGGCGCGTTTACCGCAGACTGTACCATGGAGCAGATGATTGATTTCTGTCTGGACTATGAAAAGGATTCCGGTATGTATGAGGACAGAAACCAGGCCCGCGCGGCCATGCTGGAGTGGTTCCCAACACTGAAAAGATGGCATAAGAAATACTGA
- a CDS encoding helix-turn-helix transcriptional regulator — MISYKPFYNTLFQKSITEYQLIFKYGFSSNILYRMKHGKAITMKTLDTLCFILNCEVSDVIEHLKDS; from the coding sequence ATGATCAGTTATAAGCCGTTTTACAACACTCTCTTTCAGAAAAGCATAACAGAGTACCAATTGATTTTCAAATACGGCTTTTCTTCCAATATCCTGTACCGAATGAAGCACGGCAAAGCCATTACGATGAAAACACTTGACACACTGTGCTTTATTCTGAACTGTGAAGTTTCTGATGTTATTGAGCACTTAAAGGATTCGTAA
- a CDS encoding GNAT family N-acetyltransferase, whose product MPIAYQHELTAEDYNALRKAVEWDEIESDQAQEGLRNSAYMIAAADEGKMVGMARAISDGGYVVLISDVIVHPDYQGQGIAKTMIEDIMTYFTDRLKSGQAILFNLMAAKGRESFYKQFGFSERPNDSVGAGMTQWIKKS is encoded by the coding sequence ATGCCGATAGCGTACCAACATGAACTTACGGCTGAAGATTACAACGCGCTGCGCAAAGCGGTGGAATGGGATGAGATTGAGTCCGATCAGGCTCAGGAAGGCCTTCGGAACTCCGCCTACATGATTGCCGCAGCCGATGAAGGCAAAATGGTCGGTATGGCCCGCGCAATCAGCGACGGCGGTTACGTTGTGCTGATTTCCGATGTGATTGTCCATCCGGATTATCAGGGACAGGGAATCGCGAAAACAATGATCGAAGATATAATGACATATTTTACAGACCGGCTGAAAAGCGGACAAGCCATCCTCTTTAATCTGATGGCCGCGAAGGGCAGAGAATCGTTTTATAAGCAGTTCGGCTTTTCCGAAAGACCCAATGACTCGGTGGGAGCCGGTATGACTCAATGGATTAAGAAGTCATAA
- a CDS encoding transglutaminase domain-containing protein → MIFSQELQDSIHRQFLKMQPTLGLCGKELLTRINDCKDDRRTALEFFYSTMPAADLGDYDFSLYLKFVDFGLFLAENSTWSSQIPENIFLNYVLYYRINNEAIEDCRAFFYHALKDRISGKSMKEAALEVNIWCAEHVTYQATDERTVSPLTALKSSYARCGEESTFAVTAMRSVGIPARQVYTPRWAHCDDNHAWVEVWCDGQWYFLGACEPEPVLNRGWFTEAAARSMLMDSKSFLPIEGEEMIGLDGQTMILNELSRYAEARRFTVTVVNPEPLSGVTVQFELLNGAEFSPIASAVTDETGKAGVTLGLGSIHIHAVKDGRFAEAFADTEEADCVTIDFSQAVQAEPDAQEAFSFRAPKDSSRNLIQLTPEQKELRKRVTDSAGQKRLQYVKGFYKKGRAEKLAAKFSRPQDIIALLKAAEGNFQELYDFLSMDFGAEKRDLQLQMLQSLQKKDYRDISAALLAEQFRHSLNDQNEYPPELFVPYILCPRAHYEQLVPYSVLLAAQFDEQSVAAFRKQPKRVWDYVSRFQSAPERNSERLTGTPAGMIRSGQANEMGRRVLFTAICRTLGIPARVNPVDLSAQYYQNGTFRNAQELPDESSVNSALTLLGGTENWSYLHNWTIAVLKDGVYQTLEFTDSVWADGKLVLSLMPGSYRLVTSSRTPNGNQFAKKYCFSLSGGETKDLAISLCRTQVTDLLQDIPLPSFHLCSEQKKPVPVGSVIDGKTAVLVWLEEGREPTEHILNEFLEAQSTLNSIDCELIFIIRDRSAWDNETFAKACRAIPGARVYYSDFTETAVTMARRMFVDPEKLPLTIVARGCRGVYACSGYNVGIVDLLTKIITVAE, encoded by the coding sequence ATGATATTTTCACAGGAGTTACAGGACTCCATTCATCGGCAGTTCCTGAAAATGCAGCCGACACTGGGACTTTGCGGCAAGGAACTCCTTACCCGTATCAATGACTGCAAAGACGACCGGCGAACCGCACTGGAGTTCTTTTACAGCACTATGCCGGCCGCCGACCTCGGGGATTACGATTTTTCACTGTACCTTAAATTCGTAGATTTTGGCCTTTTTCTGGCGGAAAACTCCACATGGAGCAGTCAGATTCCGGAGAATATATTTTTAAATTATGTTTTGTATTACCGCATCAACAATGAAGCCATAGAAGATTGCCGCGCATTTTTTTATCATGCCCTCAAAGACAGAATCAGCGGCAAAAGCATGAAAGAAGCCGCGCTTGAGGTAAATATCTGGTGCGCGGAGCATGTAACCTATCAGGCGACGGACGAACGAACCGTTTCCCCCCTTACCGCACTGAAATCCTCTTACGCAAGGTGCGGCGAGGAATCCACGTTTGCGGTCACCGCCATGCGCAGTGTGGGAATTCCCGCGCGTCAGGTCTACACGCCCCGATGGGCTCACTGCGATGACAACCACGCCTGGGTGGAGGTCTGGTGCGACGGACAATGGTATTTTCTCGGTGCGTGCGAGCCGGAACCGGTTCTGAACCGCGGATGGTTTACGGAAGCCGCCGCGCGCTCCATGCTGATGGACAGCAAATCGTTCCTCCCCATTGAGGGTGAGGAAATGATAGGGTTGGACGGGCAGACAATGATCTTAAACGAGCTCAGCCGGTACGCAGAGGCGCGCCGCTTTACGGTTACCGTTGTGAATCCCGAACCGCTCTCCGGTGTTACCGTGCAGTTTGAACTGCTGAACGGCGCGGAGTTTTCCCCCATTGCGTCCGCAGTAACCGATGAAACAGGCAAAGCCGGGGTTACGCTGGGGCTTGGCAGCATCCACATCCACGCGGTGAAAGACGGGCGGTTTGCCGAAGCGTTCGCCGACACAGAAGAAGCCGACTGCGTTACCATCGACTTTTCGCAAGCGGTGCAGGCCGAACCGGATGCTCAGGAAGCGTTCAGTTTCCGCGCGCCGAAAGACAGCAGCAGAAATTTGATTCAGCTTACCCCGGAACAAAAGGAACTGCGCAAGCGCGTTACCGACAGTGCAGGGCAAAAACGCCTGCAGTATGTAAAGGGCTTTTATAAAAAAGGCCGGGCGGAAAAACTTGCTGCAAAATTCAGCCGTCCGCAGGATATCATAGCCCTGTTAAAAGCCGCTGAAGGGAATTTTCAAGAGCTGTACGATTTTCTGTCCATGGATTTCGGCGCGGAAAAGCGGGATCTGCAATTGCAGATGCTCCAATCCCTGCAGAAAAAGGACTATCGGGATATCAGTGCAGCTTTGCTTGCGGAGCAGTTCAGGCATTCTCTGAACGATCAAAACGAGTATCCTCCGGAACTGTTTGTTCCTTATATTCTCTGTCCCAGAGCGCATTATGAACAGCTTGTGCCCTACAGCGTGCTGCTTGCCGCCCAGTTTGACGAACAGTCGGTAGCCGCTTTCCGCAAACAGCCAAAACGCGTTTGGGACTATGTTTCCCGCTTTCAGTCAGCCCCGGAACGGAACAGCGAACGTTTAACCGGCACACCTGCGGGCATGATTCGCAGCGGGCAGGCGAACGAAATGGGCCGCAGGGTACTTTTCACCGCAATTTGCCGGACACTCGGTATTCCCGCCCGCGTCAATCCTGTGGATTTGTCCGCACAGTATTATCAGAACGGCACATTCCGCAATGCGCAGGAACTTCCGGATGAATCCAGCGTAAATTCTGCTCTCACTCTTTTGGGCGGCACGGAAAACTGGTCGTATTTACACAACTGGACAATTGCCGTATTAAAAGACGGTGTGTACCAGACGTTGGAGTTCACGGATTCTGTTTGGGCAGACGGAAAGCTTGTACTTTCGCTCATGCCGGGCAGCTACCGGCTCGTAACAAGCAGCAGGACGCCGAACGGCAACCAGTTTGCGAAGAAATACTGTTTCAGCCTGTCGGGCGGAGAGACCAAAGACCTTGCCATCTCCCTGTGCCGTACACAGGTTACAGATTTGCTTCAGGATATTCCCCTGCCATCCTTCCATCTTTGCAGCGAGCAAAAAAAGCCTGTACCGGTCGGCTCTGTGATTGACGGAAAAACCGCGGTGCTTGTCTGGCTGGAAGAAGGCCGCGAACCCACGGAACATATTTTAAATGAGTTTTTGGAAGCGCAGAGTACGCTGAACAGCATTGACTGTGAACTGATCTTCATCATCCGTGACCGTTCTGCATGGGATAACGAAACCTTTGCCAAAGCGTGCAGGGCCATTCCCGGGGCGCGCGTTTATTATTCGGATTTTACCGAGACAGCCGTCACCATGGCGCGCAGAATGTTCGTTGACCCTGAGAAGCTTCCTCTCACCATTGTCGCGCGCGGCTGCCGGGGCGTTTACGCATGCAGCGGATATAACGTGGGAATTGTTGATTTGCTGACGAAAATTATCACGGTCGCTGAATAA